The following nucleotide sequence is from Synchiropus splendidus isolate RoL2022-P1 chromosome 1, RoL_Sspl_1.0, whole genome shotgun sequence.
AGCAGCCATGAATTCAGGGCCGGCGCTTTTGTCTCACTTCACAAACATCTGATGAATTCAAAGTGTGGAGGAGACGACAAGTTTCATGTAGTTTTGGACAACTTTTAAAGCTCTATTAGATGCAGCAGTCAAGAGAAGTGCCGCTTCCTGACTCTGCCTCCTGTTTGGAGACGTTCGGTCTTGAGGCAAGGAGCGTGTGAGGAGAACTGGGAGCAGAAACTGATGATCGAGGGAAGGAAAATATAAAGTAGTCTCGAACCAGATTCTTGTCATCAACAGATGCTCCTAAAGTTGAACATGACGTCCGACAAAACTGCGATAAATGCCCTTCTGGATCCATCGCAAaggaagtgtttgtgtgtcacgaCCCGAGAGGGAGATGTTTACTCTGGAAGACTGGTGTACTCGTGTGGAACAGTTTTCCCATCAAGTCTGAAGTCACTTCCCAATCATCTCCCTCACTCGCTCCCCGGGCTGCCTCGCCACGGCCCTGCTTGTCTGACGCACGAGAGCCACGGAGCCAAGACCAGCGTGACGTGGGAGTTTTGAATTCATGGACTCATCAATCTCACTCTTCAGTCCTCAAAATgcccagataaaaaaaacaactctaacTTATCTGCTTGAGATGGGTTGTTAGCTGATGTTAgagtgttttattaaaaaaaaaaaaaacatgaattaaaatacGCGGTGGTCAAAACAAATGTTGACAGTCAAAACAAATGGTGACattgagaaataaaataaattaaaataaaccatACAGAAGAACTAAAGGCCAGAAGATAAGATAAATCCAaagtctaataataataataataataataatacatatgtAGAGAGGTGAACAGAAATGGTGAGTAgaaaattttatttaaaaaaaaagattctgacAATGGTGACGTGAGCACATAAAAGCGAAGAGAGTTGAGAGAGGAAAATAAGTCAACATTAGAATATAAaaattgaaaagtgaaaaatagtttttgttTACTAATCTGGAATTTAAATTAAGATTTtaatttttctgtcatttaaggTCATGTAAAGAAAAAAGTGAACTACCGTTCAGTTGGGAAGTACACAGTGTGGACAATAGAACATTTAAGGTGGTGCAAATTGAAAATAGGGGAAAAAATACTTTCCTAGGAGCCTGTCACATCCCCTTCCGCCATGCCTTGGATTTTGTcagccacttcctgctcctggttTTTCACAAGTCTAATTGatgattttttctttcattttttcttcGTTACTCACGCTCAACCTGTTGAGCGTTGTGCTAGACTCTTTGTACCACTCTCTGGACTTAGATCACTGTGTATGCTACAGTTGTCAGTTTTGGACTTCGGCCGCATGCTATTTCTACTGGCTCTGCCGATTTTCCAATAAACCTTGTCTTTTCGTGTCACTACTTCCTGTTATTGGTCTCCCTCCTCGTCTGGGCATTCACTGTACAATCTGGCCAGTATGAACCCAGCAGGAACTGAGGATTGAATTTCAGGTTAATGACGCACACCTTAACTTTTGTTGTCTGTTCATGTACTGCAAAGATATTTACTAGATCCTGTGTCGAACACACCGCTCATGTTCTTCAGGTTTTACATTGTCTGTTTGAGAACGCAAGTTCAGGGCGTCATCTGTGATTTTTATCGGAGGTTCACACGCGGCTGCATCAACGTCACTGTacctctcacactctcactgaGGAGCACCTCCGCCTTCAACTCTTCTCATGTGCACCTGCTCTTCGTCACCCTCATCGATGGCTGCAGTTCATCATCGAACACCAGAGTTGGGGCCATACTCCCTCACCCATGTGCATTCTACTCCTGCAAACTCACACCAGCAGAAGTGTGACTATGTGACTACTATATACTAAACTATGTGGAGTCATGAGAAAAGAGGAGGATAGAAAATGAAATCACGAAAACTTAGAGAATcttacagaaaacaaaaaatgacaaatgcatGGTAATAATTTAgacatttatacattttgttgTGACAATGGCTTGCACgagtgaagtcacatgaccctgAGTGCCAGGTCGCCTTGCCTGTTCCCCATCTCTGAACACCAGGAAGCTGAGGACGAGtgcagaagagggaggagacgaGAACATTCCTTCTCTGCTGCCTCGGGTGAAGTCACCTGATTTCCTTGATCGACCTCGCTCTCTGCGCCGCAGGTCAGGTTTCTCTGCTGCATGCTGTCTTCGTCTCTGGGTCACAAGTGTTTACACTCTCCGCACAGGAATCTTATTTGCATCTAAGGAGAGATTTGAACTACTCGTTTTCAGTTATGAGGCCGACGGTGGAATGTCATCAAAGCAAGCCTTGCaccttcaccatcttcatcctcctccatcaagTCTTCATTCAAACATTCTTGGCCTCCCTCACTTTGtcttaaaatacatttctgacCGTGGTCTCTGCAGAGTTGTGGAGCGGCTCCAACCTCCGctcattccttccttcctctcagCTGCCAGTTATTTCAGTCAGACTTGGAAACACATTCCAGTGCAGTGACGACGTCTGCTGCCTCGCAATTTTAGACTCTTTGAGTGACGCTCCTGGCCAGGAAAACCACTGCCATGCTAACTGTCCTGACCCGGTTACAGCACGGCCTGACAGGAACGGGTTgatctagcagcagcagcaggagggggaggagaagaTCTCGGACAAAAACAGGAAGCGACTGAATATTCCCTGAAATTTGAACAAGTTGTTCAACATATTTGTCTCAgggagatttatttatttatttatttttagcccAACTTTTCCTCGAAGACAAGCCTTCCTTTTTTCTCtgttcatcttttttattttggtgcagTTTGGTTCTGCATCATGATTATTTACAATTCTTGGTTATTTTTTCGTAACTTTTTTCTCTGCCTCTAACTTTTCCCGGCAAAATATTCACAAAAGCCTGATTTCGCCCACTGGTTTCTCTTCTTTCAGGCTGTTGTTTCCTGTTAGCTCTGCTTTTTTGTGCGTGGTGTTTAATTAATGATCTGTATCTCATTTTTTCCCATCAGTTGTGTGCTCAATCTATTTTTCTCTTTGACTGTCACAGTTAAGAAACCAGTTGTTGAACTTCCTGATCGACTTTTGATGTTTGTCATGAAACTACTTGTTCCAGCCACAATAACACAAAGTCCCAGCCACAGTGACGtcatcaacatcaacattaaTTATCTCACATAAATATCGTAATAAAAATCTCACTCTGTGAACTCAATTACTAAACACTATTTCGTTCTCGCTTTGGAATCCGGTCCTGCAACctggctccggcggcgcatcaACAGCGACTGGATCAACTTCCACTGATTACATAAGGGATGGTGAGGCGGGGCGGTTGCTTCCACCTGCACATGTCGGCGCCACTGCAAACAAGTTCACCTCAATTACTAAAATGAACAGAGATCAGGGTCACGTTCTGACCCCACACGACCCGCCCAAATACCTTCATTCCACAGCCACATCTTGACTCAGCTGCTACACAAGGATGGAGCTATCACTCAAGTGAAGAACCTCCTGCACATCAGCCCACTAAAACTACTTACATCAACTATTCAAATGAGAAAGAAGAGGCAAAGCCACACAGTCTTTGTAGCTAAGGCTATCATGAGTTTGATGCTCTATTTGTGTTACATACAGTATGTCTAAAACACcattccactcgctgccatTTACAACCCTCACAGAAAATATTGTGTATCTTTGATCATGAAAACCAACTGAATGTTTTTCTGATCTACCCTTTCCCATGCCCTGAATCCATTTTTGGGTGATTTgcgtttttacatttttttttacaaagaagAAGACGTCTACCTAGACGTTTATGGGGGGAAAAGAGTCCCAGTTATTGTGGAAAGTCACGAGCATGAGGAGATAACAACCTCACATGCTTTCAAAAATGTGAGatgagttttgtgtgtgtgtgttttgtttttttttttgctttatgaaTCTTGTTTCCACAATGAATACATGAGACTGAGACTCTTTAAAAGCATAAATGTTTGATGAAACTTATTTGTCAGCATCACACACAAACTAGAGAGATCCATCCTCAGGGTTTTCGCCTACTCTATGAGTGTAAATAAATAGGTTTAAAATGGGAGAGGTTTCTAAAAAGGCTGGATGTGGAGTGTTTGTAGGACATCATTGCTCAGAGAAGCGGAGGTGTTGCTGTGTCACCGCGGGGGCTGATGCCGAAGCCTCTCACTCTCACAGTCAAGAATGGATCTCGCACTCAGCGGAggaggtgtgtatgtgtgtgggagtgtgacAGTAGCGAGGAGGAAGATCTGCTGGAGACACGACTGTCATGTTGTCATCTGCTCATATCTCTTCCTCCACTGACCCACCACAGCACACTGAGGCTGTGTTGCCCCCATCCACCTCTGACAGTGGTCTACAATAAAGTAAGCCGTACATCATACGACCAAACTCTCATGAACCAGTCAGCCACAGCACTGGGGTACATGACGCCTGGACCCTTCTGGTAAAGCATCTCTTCTCATCTTCTGCTTGGGCTTTGAGGTTTAGATCCCCACCAAGAAGACTCGCTCAACAGACCTTCATTCCGCAGCAGTGGAAGAGGCCAACATCAATGCCAACCAGTCTGTAAAGAGAATACATGCAAAGACAGTGTTTACTGCACGCGTGAGTTGGTGAGGTACGGCGCCAGACAAACCTGTTGCAGGAGTgtcgtgtgtgtatgtgtatttaTGACTTGTTTGAAAGTCATGAAAATGGGTCAGTTCTTTGTTTGCTCCAGTCGTGATCGTCTGTTGATGCCTGCAGCAGTAGACGGGGTCTTCAGGCTCCATCTGAGCACTGCTGCCTACTCTTCCTGACTACCCAGAAGCTTGACTTGGTTGTCCAAACCAGCCAGTTTGTATTCTCAAGGTCATAGCGACGACGCACTGCTGTTTGCTTTGAAATGTTTAGCACGTGATGCGCCAGACTGGAGACTCCGTCTCACGTTGTGTGTTCCGTCTGTTGTGTGTCTCTGGTGTTTCCTGCATGTTTCCATTTGCTGAATCTTTCTGTGGCTGTTCTGTTGCACGCCTGTTGTCGAGAAGAAGCATAAATGCTGATAGCCAGAGTTGCCACCTCCTTACTGAGGAAAGTCGCTGTTAGCTTAGCTAGATGTTGCTAGAAGTCACTAAATGGCGTTATCGCTTCATTTGAATAATGTCATTAACCACCGGGGGAGGGTGGCAGAGCAGGACTGTGACACTTGAGGGAGTGTGACTGACGCCTGTGAGAGCTCGGGGACGGGGCTCAGCGAAGGCAGAAGCAAATACATGCTTTgtcaacgtcaatatattactccatgggagtgagaaggtgttgtCCGTGAGGGTGAAAAGCCTCTCCAGCAGGAGTTGGACAGACATCGGATGGGGCCTAAAAGCAGCTGTGGAATGGGGTGGATGTAGAGAATCAGTTAAGAACTGAGCTACACTTGTTCTTCCTTGTAAAACTGTACGTAGCCAAGAGTAGTAAATTGGGCTGGTGATGGCGTCCGTTGTCAAACTCCAGCCAGGCATCCGAGCGAGACCACATGCAAATGGATGGTGAAACAATAAAAGTGATCATTTctaattgaaatgtttgttaGTTTGCATTATGTGAAGCAGTGGTTAGCGTCATTGCAGGAAAGTGAGGTGCTGCAAGATAGAGCCTACTCTGGGTTGGAACAGAACCTGAAACCTTCCTGAGTGGTGCCTGTCCATTCTCCCGGGCTCATGTGAATTTCACAGTTTGGGGAAAGGGTCCCTCttctgttgaaaacatttcCCAGGGAGAGCTTGTTTTGGTGCTGTTCACTGCGCGCAGGGTGGAGATTCTCTTGAAATGAGAGATCTGTAGCTTCAGGGAAACTGTCTGAAACTATTTGTTCTCCTTTCTGTTCTCCCAGGAGCTTGACTTTCTCTCACCCCTCCcttgtggtggaggaggtgaaacTGGGAAGTTCTCCAGCTGCACCGGAACATCGCTGACTGTACTGGCGCGGCTGCAGGAagcacagatgatgatgatggtggggAGGAACTCCTGATCGAGCAGTGTTTGGACAATAACCCTGTCAATCCTGAGGACTGTTTTTCAGAAGCTCCTCTTAGACTGTGAGAAGATTTCAGAGGCAGCTCATAACAAACCCAGCTGTGTTACATCACAACACGCCAGAGCAAAACAAGATAGCAGAGAAAAAGGAGATGTGAAGGTGTGTACGAAGCAGAAcaggaacaaacaaacaaaagcaaaacatggtGTTTCTGCTGCACCTTTGCAGCATATTATTAAGTCTCTAAGCAACTGTTaacagcattattattattattattgttgttgttgttgttgttgttgttatgttagTGCTAAAAATGTCCCACTGAAGGTTTTGTTAATTTCATGAATTTATTTCGCCAAAGAATTGATAgttatgtttgttttgtcaacatttttatttttatttttatttttatttttatttttatttttatttttatttttatttttatttttatttttatttttattccagtgCTACAAAGTCTCACCTCAGACTGCAGTCACCATCCAGGTCATCTCAGCCTCGCTGAGTCACAGACATCATCGAGATTCAATGAGGTTGATGTGAGGTGATTTCACGTGATTTGTGTCTTTTCAAACTTCCTGACCATCTGGGAAACTGTCCtcatgtcaaaaacaaacttggaaGTATCGGTTTCACGTAAATCAGAGCAGGTTTTTTCCGGCGACTCGTTTCACAGCTCTGGAGCGTCTGACATCAGCGTTccttgtgcacacacacacacacacacacacacacacacactctctctctctctcacacacacacaagcacagagcTGCTGAGACCAAGAAATGGGAGAACAACAAGCGATGACAACAGGCAGGAAAAATCTGGTGCGAGTGCAAAAATGATGAGCCGATAAAAGCCCCgaagacaaacatttgtgatCCAAGACGTGTTCCAGTAACAGGAGCAAGAGCATCAGCAtgactcagcacacacacacttgttttctctcctgcaggggAATTGAATAACATCTCCTCCTCGACACTTATCTAAACCCTCTTTCACTGTTGGAACAGTCCTTGCATCACTAAGTGTTTTCAGGGAAGAAAGTCTCTTCAGAGAAATGCCAAGCCGTGAAAGTCCCCCTATAAACACTTCTGCTGTTTAGACTGTTGGAAAAGTTAAAATTAGAGTTGACCTCATGACCAGTGTCCCCAGATCTGTGTTGTCGTTCCTCGTCTTCATGTTTATGGTATCTCCAACTGTCTTCACTCACACGtcgttcctcttctctcctctccggAGTTCTTAACTGCCATGCAGCCGTTCCATTCATGTAGCTACAGACGCTAACAatgctcacaaacaaacaacaacacagccGCCTCTGCAAAGCTACAGCACCTCATAAAGAGATGaccacagaaaacaaacatttaaatgttaaagCAACAGACATCATGACCTACAGACTCACGTGCAACCTATGTGAGCCACATACTGCTGTTTATCAAGTGGAGAGCACCAGCTAATGCACAACTTTTGTTAATGATTGGTTGAAAGATGATCCGTGCAAGCATGATTGTGGCTCAAAAACCAGAGTGTCTGTGTCCTAGTGAAGGAGGACACTTAAAGTTTAATTATAACCAAACTCATCAATTGGATAAATGCGATAATTATGCTAAATTTGCCAGCGAGAATGCAAAGCAAGACGCATGTTGTTGGGCTCCTCTTAAAGGAGTGTCAGTTCACTGTTCAGTGAATTTGTTTGACCTACAATGAAGTTTGAAAGGGGTCCAAAAGGGGTCagcttgtcttttttatttatttatttatttttgttcataacTGAAGGGAAATCTGAATCATGTGGACGTGACATGCTTTCAGACACTACTGTTTTTCAACGTAGATCATGTTCAGGTGAGTGAAAGGTTATTGTGGCGCAAATAAGCGCAACGCGGATTTTTCAGAAGCAAAACGTCTCgtccttcttttttcttctgcacCGTCTCCAACTTCCAAGTCAGGTCTGTCTGATCACGCCAAAGCTGGCTCGCAGAAGAGGGATTTACAGACGGTGAGAAGGTCAGTGAAGTAGACATGACACTTAtggtccgtctgtctgtctgacccGCTGTCTGTCTGAACAACTGACTCACTGTCTGTTCTGAGACTTTGAGTCACGCTGCTGTCTGACTTTCCTCAACAACAACCGCGACTGAAACTGCTCATAAGTGATGCTATAGCGACACCTGCCGGTTGGATTTtgccacaaataaaaatgaaacagcaAAGAAGTTTAACAGCAGTAGCTGTAGATGATGAGGAATCGGCAATTTACGTTTTTATAGTTAAGGTTGGAGTGcaagtaacaacaacaacaataatataatatacagtaataacaataataaaagcagAAGTAACGGTAGAATCAGTACTGAAGTATTGCAAGATGCCATACTAGGGAGTTGGAAGAACATTTTACATTGTTTAGTTGCTAGATCAGTAGAGGCTGTAGTACATTATCAAGCAGTCGGAGAGAAAGAGCTAGTACATCAAACTGCAGCTGCTCTTGGTGTTGAAGTAGGAAAGATTGTGGATGATATGCACATGGTGCCTCCATATCTGTGACACTAGTAGAAGTAATAGTGAGTTAGTTTAAGTTGGAATAGTACACATTTCCAGGGCTGTTGTCGATATAGTAGTGTGTGTTTCTAGTTTCTAGTAGCAGTAGTTTTTTATGTTGCAATGCAACAAATAGAATTAGCAGTAGTTGTATGTTATTTGTCGTGATAGTAAAAGTAGTAAAAGAAGTTACATCAACTCCCCTCAGAAGTAGTATTATCACAAAGTACTCGTGCTTGAAGGAGAGGAGTCGTAAGTGAAGGAAATACAGCAGTAGTGTGAGTGATACCTGTCGTAGTATCTATATCCATATTTGTAGTTGGAACAGAAACAATTTTTCGTCACAAGAGGTACTAGTGATAGCAATACTTGTAACAGCGTTTGTTGTGAGGTATCGTCAGTGGTTGTCAGAAGTCTTTGTCtcattaaaagtgaaaatatgaattgttgttttatgaaagaCTCCATCATCTCCTGACAATTGCACACCACATGTTGCAAAATCTGGGGCCCTTGATGGCTCCAGCATGATGATGCTGACTGAATGCACACGTGTGTTTTAGTGCCTGATCTCATGCATGTACTTTATTGATCCTTGCCAGGAGACACTTTAAAGACAGTCGTTTGGAATAGAGCACACGTAGCTGACCAGTATTTGTTGTAGTGTCAGTGACCTTGACCTTCGATgtgttcacttcctgtcaatCTGCAGTGTTTATCAGACATTGACTCTGAATCTAAACTCACCAGTCACGActcagagcacacacacacacacacaaacacacaaaacctcAGAGGGCTGCTTCCCGGAAGCTGGTACTCCGGGAAGGAAGGGGGGAGATGAATCTCGACGCTTCCCGGCAGTCAGACACATCAGGAGATGCAGCGAGATGCTGCAGAGAGAGCTGATTGGCTGATGGGGATGCTGAGTCTGACCAATGACAGGGAGGGTGAGCAGAGCATCGACTGTGAGAGAGAGGTTTTCCCGGACACTGTGGGAGAGAGCTCAacatgaggacacacacacatttcccaACAATTTTCTAATCTAGCTTACTCAGTAAATGATTAATGTTCTTCCTATTACTGTTATTTGCAAATGTATGTGGGCTTTTCTACTAACCTTGTGTGTTAAGGgagatgtttgtgtgtatgtgtcacaTTTGTCGGTCTGTATCTGTAAAGTGTGTTTGTCGGTTGACTTGAGCTCATTAGcattgtttgcatttgtttgtctgtcagtgGATGCGTTGTTTTTTCATGTGTGATGGTGTGCTGCACACCCACTCAGTGGGTGTGTTTCCAAAGGAAGatctgtgtatgtttgtgtgtccaaCAAGAGATGCATATGCAGTTGACTGTTGTCCAAAATAGGTATATATCTGTTAAGCTGGGTGCTCACAACATTTGTGTACTAaaggcttgtttatactgcctcgtgagGACCATTTCTTGACAAAATAACATGCTTGTGGGGACCTAATGTCATCGTGGAGACCTTttctggtccccacaggtccaaacttcaatttgaggatgaagactttaaaataactgggtcattataattgggtttcactttggttcagagtcctggtgaaagtgaagccatgtgttttggagggttaggttaagggtgagaggctggggaaagcattatggcaatgacaaacctcacaatgtccccacagggatagcaatactaACGTGTGttgtaatgtgtgtgtgtgtgtgtgtgtgtgtgtgtgtgtgtgtgtgtgtgtgtgtgtgtgtggcggtgtgtgtgtgtgtgtgtgtgcgagtctgtgcgtgtgcgtgtgtgtatgtgtgtgttccgTGCATAGCTATATTTtaggggaccaattcttggaaacacacctacttgaaGGGACTTCTTGCTTTTGTGGTGACTTTTAGCAGGACCCCACAGGTTTAAGCCTCGATTTGTGgattaaaataactgggtcattctaATGAGGTCTGGTTGACAGTCCTGGGTAAagatacacatttgttttggatggttaggtttagggtgagggGATGGAGAAAAGCCTTATGACAATGAGCGGGTCTTGCAAATATAGGACTACAAACTTGTGTGTTCGTGCGTGCGCTGTCAGTGAGTGCATAGTCGGCGAGTATGAAGTTGAGGTTCATCATCTCACCACTAGTTGGCGGCAGAGAAACATTTTTGATTtcggtttgttgttgttgttgttgtgcaacAGATGCCACTAGATGACGACAGAGTGGCACTGTGTTTCCGATAAATACTCAGCGACGTGTATTATTTGTTTCTCGATTACAGTGAAAGTATTAACTGTTCAGTTGAAGCTGGGTCAACCTGGATGACTGAGAGTGTAACATTTCGTATGAGCAAACTGGCACGTCTACCTGATTCCTGAGAGTAGCATTTACCAAACAAACAATCAAACATACATTATAAAGTGGAAACTAATGGGTGGTTAGATTAGTTGCCATTTTGActaataaaattatttattttaatagttCAAGTTCTCATTCTGAAGCTGCTTTTTTGATGCTCTGTGACCACCAGCACCAGCTGCTGCAACTCAGATCAAAAGCAACTTTATAAATAATATGGAATAAAATCCTGATCATTCCTCCGGCAGCATGAGGAATCACAGATGGAGTCACAGTCTCACTCAaattccacaaaaaaaacattttaatctgtAAACATCTGTGAGTAAAGGTCAAAGTTGACAATCAAGTTTGGAACATCATAAATACAAATCTGAAATATTCCAGTGGATTGTTCCCCTGGCTCCAGTGTCCATCCAGACCACAGAGAAGTTTTGAGTCCAAGTCTCAGCTGCAAGTCCTCTGTTGTCTACATGATGCTGCACTTCCCCTTCAGCTTGTCAGCTCGTTTCTGCTTCCCCGATCGTTTGCCGTCGATGCTAAGACTCAtgtccctcttcttctccagggctaGCAGCTCTTGGAACAGTTCCTTCACGTTGGAGTTCGTCTTGGCTGACGTCTCCATGAAGGCACATTTCCATGCCGTGGCCTGAGCCTGGCCCTCCTTGGTGTCCACCTCGCGCTGGGCCAGCTCGTCGCTCTTGTTGCCCACCAGCATGACGGGGATGGACTCCACACTGCCTTTGATGGCCAGAACCTGAGCACCAAAAGTCATTGTGAGACGGACCAGAGACGTCGAGCAACAGCTCGGAGTGTAGCTGATGGATGGAGATTTTCTACCTGTAGTTCTGTCTTATTTGGATACTTAGTGGCACCGCTACCACGACTCCATGTTCCAGCTGATTTGCATTGTATTAAACTTTTGTAAACATGAttaattgaaacatttttaaaggaTCTAAAGAGTGAAAAAAGTTTCCCAGAACATCTATGTTAATCACCTGAAgtggtaaaataataaaataaatccacatgcatgtgttcatttatttatttttaactgaaaaTCTAATGCTTATACATAGAAATTAAACCACAATTTATTGTTGGGTGTTTTTATACTTAATGCTTCAGTCTGTAAAAATTCACAGAAATTTAAGCCATAGCTCCATCAAAATATTATTCTGACATTTTGAGTATTCTGGCATTTTCTGGCAAGTGAatgacaattttaaaaaatcgaGATAAAGAACATTTTCGTTTTGTGTTGACAGGGATGAAGACCAGATAGGTCTTCCTTAGTGACTCGAGCGCAGTGACTGTACTTTCGTCTTTACACCACTGGATGGAGGCAGGGATTATGCGTTTTTCTACGAGGAGTACTGTTCAGTCTGCGTTCTTTGCGCACTGCCATGACGGGCTTCAGAGAGTTTATACTTTGCTTAACGTGtccatgaaacattttcatgacacctgaaaactgtttttttttccagaatatATGCTCTATTTTAGTGCATGCCTCtcatatatgaaaataaattgaaCACTTTCAATGATCACTTTTCAATTAAACCAGCAAGTGCACTTGCTGTGTGAAGAGACACACAAAGTTAGCACTAGGTTAGAAAAATATCAGTGTCTCTTGACTATGTTGAATGAATTACTTTACAGTAATGACGGTGACTGGATGTAATAACGTCATCTCCCCACCATGATGGTGACAGAAAACAGATTCCAGAAATACCCATTGCATTAATTCATTTAACATATTTCATTTCCTTGTTTATATTAAGAATGGTGAGTCAAATTCAAAGGAGTTCAGCGGTGGATGAAGGGATTCTGGGTCAGACCTGCTGGTAGATGggct
It contains:
- the diras1a gene encoding GTP-binding protein Di-Ras1a, which produces MPEQSNDYRVVVFGAGGVGKSSLVLRFVKGTFRDTYIPTVEDTYRQVISCDKSVCTLQITDTTGSHQFPAMQRLSISKGHAFILVYSITSRQSLEELKPIYQQVLAIKGSVESIPVMLVGNKSDELAQREVDTKEGQAQATAWKCAFMETSAKTNSNVKELFQELLALEKKRDMSLSIDGKRSGKQKRADKLKGKCSIM